From a single Cherax quadricarinatus isolate ZL_2023a chromosome 7, ASM3850222v1, whole genome shotgun sequence genomic region:
- the LOC138852381 gene encoding leucine-rich repeat and coiled-coil domain-containing protein PF3D7_0703800-like gives MATTFSPPPPHHVCQDGRDLGPVFENGRDLDMVFENERNLGLVCDSGRDGLVRRASRDMGLVRQNSRDLGLVRQNSRDMVLVRQNSGDLGLVRDSSRDLGMVRDNSLDLSLMRQNSRELGVVRQNSLDLGLVRQNSREMGIVRQNSHEMGIVRQNSRDMGLVRQNSRDMGLVRQNSRDMGLVRQNSRDLGLVRQNSQTSRDLSIMCENNRDLVLCENRRDLGMIDENGVFVDLIRQQDKACI, from the coding sequence ATGGCTACTACATtctcaccacctcctccacaccaCGTGTGCCAGGACGGTCGAGACCTCGGTCCCGTCTTCGAGAACGGCCGAGATCTCGATATGGTATTCGAAAACGAACGAAACCTGGGTTTAGTGTGCGACAGTGGACGAGATGGCTTGGTACGTCGCGCCAGCCGAGATATGGGCCTTGTGCGTCAAAACAGCCGAGATCTTGGACTGGTACGTCAAAATAGCAGAGATATGGTCTTAGTGCGTCAGAACAGTGGAGACTTGGGCTTAGTGCGCGACAGCAGCCGTGACTTAGGCATGGTGCGCGATAATAGTCTCGATCTAAGCCTTATGCGCCAGAACAGCCGAGAACTTGGCGTGGTGCGTCAAAACAGTTTAGACCTAGGCTTAGTGCGCCAAAACAGTCGCGAAATGGGCATCGTACGCCAAAACAGTCATGAAATGGGCATCGTACGCCAGAACAGTCGAGACATGGGTTTAGTACGCCAGAACAGTCGAGACATGGGTTTAGTACGTCAGAACAGTCGAGACATGGGTTTAGTACGTCAGAACAGTCGAGACTTGGGTTTAGTACGCCAGAACAGCCAAACTAGCCGAGACTTGTCGATAATGTGCGAGAACAACCGAGACTTAGTATTGTGCGAGAACAGGCGAGACCTGGGCATGATAGACGAGAACGGCGTATTTGTGGATCTGATAAGACAGCAAGATAAAGCCTGTATCTGA